CTTACTCCGCTTATGGGCTATTCCTGCCGGATCAGCTGTGTTTCGGACATGTCTTTGGCGTGCTTCCTGAGTTTGAGATGCGTTCCATCGCCGAACTGTTGCCGTACAGCGCATTGGCGCTCGTACTGGTGGGAGTTGGATTCCTGTACACACGGTGCTTTCACGAATTGAATCGAGTATTTTCGCGACTACCGGGCCCACGAATGGTCCGACCAGCACTGGGAGCCGGCCTCGCCGGTCTGACTGCGATCGCGCTGTACTTTACTCACGACCGCAACGATCAGACACTGGCCGTACTCTCAACGGGCTATGGGCTGCTGCAAACAGCACTCAAATCACCGGGTGACATCAGTATCTCGATCCTGCTCACTGTGGCTGCTGCAAAGATCATCACCACTTCACTGACGATCAGTTCCGGCGGCTCTGGTGGTGTGTTCGGACCATCAATGGTGATTGGAGGCTGCGTGGGAGTCGCCATTGGTCAAATCACCGGCATGTACTGGCCTCATGAGATTCATCCGGGAGCATTTGGAGTCGTTGGTATGGCCGGATTCTTTGCAGGCTGCGCTCATGCTCCCATTTCCACAATCATCATGGTGTCAGAAATGACAGGCAGTTATCAGCTGCTGCTGCCCGCGATGTGGGTATCAACTTTGTGTTTCCTGATGTCGCAACGATGGACGCTGTACGACCGTCAGGTCCGAAACCGACTGGAATCTCCGGCTCATCGCGGCGATTTCCTGATTGATGTCCTCGAAGGAATCACGGTTAACGATGTCTATCGCCGGGATCGACAAATCGACACCGTCTCGGAATCGATGCCGCTGGCATCGATTCTTCAACTGCTGACTCGTACCCAGCAACACTACTTTCCAGTTGTCAATGAAACCGGAACGATGGTCGGGATCTTTTCAACAGATGACGTCCGACGATATCTTTACGATGAATCCATCTGGCAGCTGGCGGATGCTGCGGACGTAATGACGTCACCATTTTTAAGCGTGGCACCTGGCGACGATCTAAACGTGGCTATGCAAAAATTCACAGCTCTGAACCTGGATGAACTGCCGGTGCTCAGCGTTGAAGCACCAGACACGTTGCTGGGCATGTTGCGGCGAAAGGAAACGATCGCAGCCTACAATCAACGACTTCTGGAACGCCAGCAACTGGCGAAGGAACAGGCGTAACTCCGCTCAGAAATACTGCGACCGGTTACGCAGGCACAGGCCATCTGTTCCTGAAACAACAGGTCACCTCGGACGTATCATCAGGCGTTTGATCAGCGGCATTGCAGCTCACTCAATCGGACCGGCAATGTTACAGAAGACCGCACAGTGTCCGGCCCTGAAATGATCATCCTCGATCCGACGATCACCCGACACGTTCTATCGGGTGAAACAACCACATGGAAAAACGATCGTTCCCTGTGTGTCTCGCAGGATGACTCAGCAAAGTTACGTAAGACTCACCGGCTGTCCTTCTCCGGCAGATTGCAGAATCGCAGCGGTGACATCAAAAACAGACAAAGCACATGAAAACGGCGCAGGATTCGAGGCAACTCCACTCAGAATATCCAGCAGACCACTAACCGGATTGGCCGTGGACAGCGGACCGGATTGATCAGTCGGCAACTCCACCGGACTGACCACGTTCCGGCGTGCGATGAACACTCGATCATCCCGAAGGATCAAATCCGCGTCATCGCAGTGAATCAGTAACTCTTCGTAATAAGAGTGGGCGTTTCCGGTGAACGCCAGCGTCAATGGAATCCCTCCGTGCAGTGTTCCGGTGACAGTGGCAATGATTTCGACGTGACTGGCGGAATTCTGAGTCATCGCGAACAGACGATCGGGGTGACGTCCGGTGATGTACATCAGTGCATCGATCTTGTGACTGCCGGCATCACCCAGAAACCCACCGAAGTTCATGGCCGGATCGTCCCGCCATGTCTGACCAATCCCGGCTTCCCAGTGTTCGTTATTGACAAACGTAACCGATCGTACGTTTCCCCAATTTCCGCCTGCCACTTCCTCTTTGAGAAAACGATGGTTCTTCCAGAAACGACGCTGATACCCCAGCACACAGTGGCGTTGAGGATCAGACTCCGACATTCTGATCAGGTTTACAATTTCTTGCCGCCCCTGGGCCAGTGGTTTTTCAGCCAGCACATGCCGTCCGGCCGACAGTGCACCGGCAATTTGATCGTGGTGGCAGCCAGTCGGTGTCGCAATCACCACGGCATCGCTGTCGGAAGCGAGCGTCTCTTCGAATGAACTAAACACAGCGACATCCGGACCGCATTGATCCCGCAATCGAATGGCCGCAGATTCTGACGGGTCGAAGACTCCGATCACGCGGGCCCGCTCATCTTGCTGCAGCAGCTGAGCATGGGCCTGCCCCATACGGCCACAGCCAACGACGACAAATCTCCACACGTAGTTTTCCGGCACAACGGCACTTCACTTCGGAATATGGTTTAAGGTGTACCATGCGGAGGAATGCAGAAGTTCCTCGCCATCGCGACTCCGCACACCGTCTGCAATCAGCTCATGCACAAACAGTTCCCGTAACCCGTGCACTCTCAATCGGACTCGTCGTCCGTCATCCGAAACGGTCGCCTGATCGACACTCAGGTTCTGCTTCTGAATTTCGTCACTGCCGTAAGTAGAATGATAAAGATAGGTATGACTGGCTATTTCATATGACACCGGATCAGCTGCAGAACGAACCTCCACCGGCTTGGTAAACACCAGTTCAAACCCGTCAGATAATGCTTTCATTTCTTTGATTTCAAACGGAGTGCGTCCGGTCCACACAACACGCTGCAGACCATAATCCGCCGTTCCCAGACTGCTCCAGCCGCGATTAGTAAGCCCGGCGAACACGCTGCCATCGGTGCCCTGCGCCAATCGCAGTACTGCCGAAGCGAATCGGGACCGAAACGGAAAACAGGCCCCCTGATATTCACCATCAACCTTTTCAAGAAACACACGCAGCATCCCCGCCTGACTAAACTCTCCGATGAACAGCTGTCCGGCAAACGGCCCGAATTTGCCTTCGCTCTCGTCCAGCATGATATCTGTCACGGATTGCCCGGTCTTTTTGTAGGGAAACCACACAGCAGGCGGACGAAGCTGCTCAAACTGCTGTAATGCCTGAGGATATGGCAGACCATCGGGGACCTGCTTCACTCCGCTGATCCGCGATCCCGTCAGTTTCATCGATGCCAGAGCTTCGGCATGATGAAAGAACGCTCCGTCACGCATGTGGTGTAACGAATTCGTAGCCACCCAGTTACCCTGCTGGTCCGTATAAAACATGTCGCCGGCATCGTTCATTCCGATCCCGCACGGTGATCTCATCCCTGCACAAACCGGAACCAGATCACCGTCCGGAGTCACCTTCATCCCCCAGCCGCGCCAGCGAGCCTGAACATAGCCAAAAGGGGCATCGTTGACTGTTCGACTGAACCGCCATTTCGGCGTTCCCATTCCAATATTGAGTGTGATCCACAGATTTCCCTGGCGATCCAAAACCGGTCCAAAAGCATACTCGTGATAGCCACCCGTCAATCCCCAGCCCCTGGCCACCGTTTCATATTCATCGGCCCGACCATCATGATCGGTATCTCTGAGTGCCGTCAGTTCGGTACGCTGGGCGGTATAGAACACGTCACCAATTTTCAGCAATCCAAGCGGTTCGTGAAGCGCCTGAGCAAAGCGATGAAACGTCACGTTCTTTGGCGGATCGTCATAGACTCCGTCCAGAAACCACACTTCTCCCTTGCGAATCGCAACGGCAACGCGTTGATCATCAATAACCGCCAGTCCGCCCACTTCCAGCGCCAGTCCCTCCGGAGCCGGCTTCCAGTTCTTGGACCGTGAGTGACTTGGTGATGCGGACGTGGTGACGGAAATCAACCGATAGTAATCGTTCTCCACCGCTGCTTCTGAACAGGGTATCGAACAACAAGTTACCACCCAAAGAATCAGGGAAATGGTCCGTTTCACCATCGGTACTGTACCTCCAGCGTAAGTTCCTGATCGAATGACAAAGGAACAATCCACTCCATCCCCTCCTGAGTGTCGCGAAGCACACTTTGGGCGGCAAGTCCATCGTCAAGCGTGACTGTTAGTCCGTCCTGACTGCGACAGGATGTGTTGCCAACACGTTCCAGTGTTGTGGCCCGATGACTGCGCAGCCAGAGTTGCTGATCCCGTTCCGCTGGTGCACGGTGTTTGATGTGCAATCTGCGAATCAGCTGCTGATCACCAGGCACCATGCGATCTTCCACATCGACGTGACGGATGCGATAGCGGAAGACGGGAATACCGCTGCGGTCCAGACGAAATCCCAGGAAACGACCGTCTGTCTGCCCCGTCCCTGAATCCGGCATCATCGGCAGCGGCCAGGCATCATCGGGACTGTTAAGAAACGCCAGTGACACACCCTCCGGCAGGTCGATTGCGTCAGTACTCAGTGGATTTGCCGGTGGAGCAAATCGGTTAAACCAGGTGCTCTGCGCATCCAGAAACCGTCCCCTCCACGCCAGCGCCGGACGAATCTGCTCTGCGTCGTACGCAAAGTGTACGCGCTGAGGGAATCCCACAGCGATGGCATAAGTGCCCACGCGTTCCATGAATGTCCTCAGAAGGACGGGTCGATCGGCAGGTTTCAGTTCGAACTGCTGAGAACGCGCCTGTTCAAGTTTCGCAGGCAGCGGATAATTTTCAATTCCTTTCAGATACATCCACATTGCAGCTATCTGTCGCTCCGGATTCCCGTCAAGCACCGCTGAATTCTGACTTCTGCCCCCGGGAAAAAAGGAAGGCATGCGTGTGCGTTCCTTGAGCCGGACCGGATTCAGCAAAAAGTCGTGAAACCACTGAGGGTGCACACGCTCCGCGACTCCCTCAAGCTCCGTGCCGATGACACCCGGCAGCACTTCGCCCCGCAGTGAATGACACTGGACACAGCCGACATCCAGCAACTCACGTCCCGCCTCTGCCAGATCTGTCAGATCACCAAACACATCGTCTTCCGTTGGCTGGCCACCGCCGGAATCTGTCGCTGCAAGCAGTAGAGGAATTCGGTTGATTTGAGGCCCGGAAAAAACCGGCATCCGAATACTCATGTGGCTGCGAAGAGATCCCTTCCCCTGCAGAACAAGTTCCGTCCAGCCGGTTTTGAGCTTACGACCGGCGCCGGTCAGTGACGGTGGCAGTCTTCCTTCGTCGCCGATATCCACATTACGAGACGTCTCAAAATATCCCTTGCGGTTACGTCCCACCCCGCCGTATCTGTCACGTTCATGACACGCCAGGCAGTTCATCGTTAACATCGTCAGCTGCAACTGATCAGAGGCCTCGGCCGAGACGTGTTCCGTCCTGGCATCCTCAATCGCACTCCGAATTGCTGCTAATTGAGGACCATCCAGAGAGAATTGAGGCAGTCCGTGACTTTCCGAATCGATGCACTGCCGCCGACTGCTCAAATCCAGATGCTTCAGAGACGTTGCGGGTAACGGGGCATCAAGACCGTCCACCGCGTGGCAGCTGGAACAGCGTAGTTCGGAAAACAGTTGCCGGCCCTGACTGACAATTGAAGAACTGGTCACGTCTGCACCGGGTGATAATCCGGCAACTGCGGACTGTTCCCGAAGCAGCCACGCGGCAATGTCGGCTGCTTCCATCACACGAAGCTGGAAATCCGGCATGCGTCCCCCGGGACGAATCCGATGCGGATCCCGGAGAAAATGTGTCAAGGACTGACGAGTGTACTTTTGCGCGGGATCCCCCAGCGGGACGGATTCCACCGGTCGGGCTGCTGACAGCAATCCGGCTTCGCGGAGCTCTTCAGGATCGAGCTGACTCAGCAGTTCATCCAGCGGTGTAGCTTTGGTGACCACGGTCTCATAGTCTTGATCAGGCTCATGACAGGCCACACAGCCAAGACGATGGTACAGCCGTCGGCCATTCGCAGGATCGCCCAGTTTCCAAAACTCACCGGGAACAGGTCTCCTGCCGGTTCCTTTGATTTCAGGAAATGGTTCCGTCAGTGTTGCCAGAAATGCAACCAGTGCCCGAATCGACTGTTCCTGGACTTCTTCAGAAAGTCCGTTCAGCATCGCAGGCATTGTTGAACCGTGTTTCACTTCTTGCGGACCGGCAAGAAATCGGGCAATCCAGTCATGATTCAAACGATTTCCTGCTCCATCCAGTCGGGGACCCCGTTTGGGACTCAGTCCGGCATTTTCAGTCGTGTGACAAGCGGTGCAGCTCAATTCATTCAGCAGCAATCGGCCAGCAGTAACAGAATCCACGTCCCCAGAACGGGCAAACCGATCGAAAGCTGCTACAAACGGCGGCTGATGCTCAAATCCCGCTGAGGAAACTGCGTCCACAGCAGTCCGCGAGTCAGAACGTATTTCAATATTTTGTTGCGGTAAAGAATCGCCGGACGGGCTGGTTTGAGCGG
The Fuerstiella sp. genome window above contains:
- a CDS encoding cytochrome c: MEPAKRNFLWLIPAACLLWPGLRLLVDSRCTAAQTSPSGDSLPQQNIEIRSDSRTAVDAVSSAGFEHQPPFVAAFDRFARSGDVDSVTAGRLLLNELSCTACHTTENAGLSPKRGPRLDGAGNRLNHDWIARFLAGPQEVKHGSTMPAMLNGLSEEVQEQSIRALVAFLATLTEPFPEIKGTGRRPVPGEFWKLGDPANGRRLYHRLGCVACHEPDQDYETVVTKATPLDELLSQLDPEELREAGLLSAARPVESVPLGDPAQKYTRQSLTHFLRDPHRIRPGGRMPDFQLRVMEAADIAAWLLREQSAVAGLSPGADVTSSSIVSQGRQLFSELRCSSCHAVDGLDAPLPATSLKHLDLSSRRQCIDSESHGLPQFSLDGPQLAAIRSAIEDARTEHVSAEASDQLQLTMLTMNCLACHERDRYGGVGRNRKGYFETSRNVDIGDEGRLPPSLTGAGRKLKTGWTELVLQGKGSLRSHMSIRMPVFSGPQINRIPLLLAATDSGGGQPTEDDVFGDLTDLAEAGRELLDVGCVQCHSLRGEVLPGVIGTELEGVAERVHPQWFHDFLLNPVRLKERTRMPSFFPGGRSQNSAVLDGNPERQIAAMWMYLKGIENYPLPAKLEQARSQQFELKPADRPVLLRTFMERVGTYAIAVGFPQRVHFAYDAEQIRPALAWRGRFLDAQSTWFNRFAPPANPLSTDAIDLPEGVSLAFLNSPDDAWPLPMMPDSGTGQTDGRFLGFRLDRSGIPVFRYRIRHVDVEDRMVPGDQQLIRRLHIKHRAPAERDQQLWLRSHRATTLERVGNTSCRSQDGLTVTLDDGLAAQSVLRDTQEGMEWIVPLSFDQELTLEVQYRW
- a CDS encoding chloride channel protein, translated to MTRRVGLGKSLSDLLSGRWLILSVVVGLLAGCSGIVFQVLTEAVSHYVLWYASGFQTGGADGEYHLFEHHPSAISLTAVLMVLVLGGLISGFFVYRFAPEAEGHGTDGAIDAFHNQRGTVSARIAVIKTVASALTLGSGGSGGREGPIAQIGASVGSSIGQFLNLSARDRRILLAAGMGAGVGAVFRAPLAGALFAGEILYRESDIESEVIVPSAIASIVAYSAYGLFLPDQLCFGHVFGVLPEFEMRSIAELLPYSALALVLVGVGFLYTRCFHELNRVFSRLPGPRMVRPALGAGLAGLTAIALYFTHDRNDQTLAVLSTGYGLLQTALKSPGDISISILLTVAAAKIITTSLTISSGGSGGVFGPSMVIGGCVGVAIGQITGMYWPHEIHPGAFGVVGMAGFFAGCAHAPISTIIMVSEMTGSYQLLLPAMWVSTLCFLMSQRWTLYDRQVRNRLESPAHRGDFLIDVLEGITVNDVYRRDRQIDTVSESMPLASILQLLTRTQQHYFPVVNETGTMVGIFSTDDVRRYLYDESIWQLADAADVMTSPFLSVAPGDDLNVAMQKFTALNLDELPVLSVEAPDTLLGMLRRKETIAAYNQRLLERQQLAKEQA
- a CDS encoding Gfo/Idh/MocA family oxidoreductase → MPENYVWRFVVVGCGRMGQAHAQLLQQDERARVIGVFDPSESAAIRLRDQCGPDVAVFSSFEETLASDSDAVVIATPTGCHHDQIAGALSAGRHVLAEKPLAQGRQEIVNLIRMSESDPQRHCVLGYQRRFWKNHRFLKEEVAGGNWGNVRSVTFVNNEHWEAGIGQTWRDDPAMNFGGFLGDAGSHKIDALMYITGRHPDRLFAMTQNSASHVEIIATVTGTLHGGIPLTLAFTGNAHSYYEELLIHCDDADLILRDDRVFIARRNVVSPVELPTDQSGPLSTANPVSGLLDILSGVASNPAPFSCALSVFDVTAAILQSAGEGQPVSLT